The Flavobacterium praedii genome window below encodes:
- a CDS encoding polyribonucleotide nucleotidyltransferase, producing MIPQLFVESIDLGDGRNITIETGRLAKQADGSVVVRIGKTVILGTVVSSRKASPGIDFLPLTVDYREKFAAAGRFPGGFFKREARPSDSEVLTMRLVDRVLRPLFPSDYHAEVQVMIQLMSHDDEVMPDALAGLAASAALALSDIPFETLISEARVGRIDGKFIINPSRAQLELSDIDMMIGASNDSIAMVEGEMKEISEAEMLEAIKFAHEHIKVQIAAQERLANAFGKKEVRTYETEKTDDAIYAKVKEAAYDKIYAIASKGSSKQERSAAFDAVKEEVKALFSEEELAENGDLVSKYFYKTNKEAVRNVTLDLGTRLDGRKTTEIRPIWCEIDYLPSVHGSALFTRGETQALATATLGTSREANQIDSPSEQGEEKFYLHYNFPPFSTGEARPLRGTSRREVGHGNLAQRALKNMIPADCPYTIRVVSEVLESNGSSSMATVCAGTLSLMDAGIQMIRPVSGIAMGLITDGERFAVLSDILGDEDHLGDMDFKVTGTSEGITACQMDIKIDGLKYEIMEAALAQARDGRLHILNILTSTLAAPKAEVKAYAPKIITRTIPGNFIGALIGPGGKVIQELQKATGTTIVINEVDEQGVIEILGTDPAGIEAVLAKIQSITFKPQMGEAYEVKVIKMLDFGAVVEYTAAPGNEVLLHVSELAWERTENVTDVVNMGDVFMIKYLGLDPKTRKEKVSRKALMPRPPREEKKE from the coding sequence ATGATTCCACAATTATTTGTAGAAAGTATCGATTTAGGTGATGGCAGAAACATCACAATCGAGACAGGTCGTTTAGCCAAACAAGCCGACGGATCTGTTGTAGTAAGAATTGGTAAAACTGTTATTTTAGGAACAGTTGTATCATCAAGAAAAGCAAGTCCTGGAATCGATTTTTTACCTTTAACGGTAGATTACCGCGAAAAATTTGCAGCAGCAGGTCGTTTTCCTGGAGGTTTCTTCAAAAGAGAAGCGCGTCCAAGTGACAGCGAAGTGCTAACCATGAGATTAGTTGACCGTGTTTTACGTCCGCTTTTCCCAAGTGATTACCACGCAGAAGTTCAAGTTATGATACAGTTAATGTCTCATGATGACGAAGTTATGCCAGATGCACTAGCAGGATTAGCCGCTTCGGCAGCACTTGCTTTGTCTGACATTCCTTTTGAAACTTTAATTTCTGAAGCTAGAGTAGGTAGAATTGACGGAAAATTCATCATCAACCCTTCTCGTGCACAATTGGAATTATCAGATATCGATATGATGATTGGAGCTTCAAACGATTCTATCGCAATGGTAGAAGGAGAAATGAAAGAAATTTCAGAAGCAGAAATGCTGGAAGCCATCAAATTTGCACATGAACATATTAAAGTACAAATTGCAGCTCAAGAAAGATTGGCAAATGCATTTGGAAAAAAAGAAGTTCGCACCTACGAAACTGAAAAAACAGATGATGCTATTTACGCCAAAGTAAAAGAAGCAGCTTATGATAAAATTTACGCTATTGCAAGCAAAGGTTCTTCAAAACAAGAACGCTCTGCAGCATTTGATGCCGTAAAAGAAGAAGTAAAAGCATTATTCTCTGAAGAAGAATTAGCTGAAAATGGAGATCTAGTTTCAAAATATTTCTACAAAACCAACAAAGAAGCCGTTCGTAACGTAACTTTAGACTTAGGAACGCGTCTTGATGGAAGAAAAACTACTGAAATTAGACCAATTTGGTGTGAAATTGATTATTTACCATCTGTTCACGGTTCGGCATTGTTTACTCGTGGAGAAACTCAAGCATTGGCAACTGCAACTTTAGGAACTTCTAGAGAAGCAAACCAAATTGATTCACCATCAGAACAAGGGGAAGAAAAATTCTATTTGCACTACAACTTCCCTCCTTTCTCTACAGGTGAAGCTCGTCCGTTAAGAGGAACTTCAAGAAGAGAAGTAGGTCACGGAAACTTGGCTCAAAGAGCTTTGAAAAATATGATTCCTGCTGATTGTCCTTATACCATTCGTGTGGTTTCTGAAGTATTAGAATCAAATGGTTCTTCTTCTATGGCAACTGTATGTGCTGGAACATTATCATTAATGGATGCAGGTATCCAAATGATACGTCCTGTTTCTGGAATTGCAATGGGATTGATTACTGACGGAGAACGTTTCGCCGTTTTATCCGATATTTTGGGTGACGAAGATCACTTAGGAGATATGGATTTCAAGGTAACTGGAACTTCAGAAGGGATTACAGCTTGTCAAATGGATATCAAAATTGACGGATTGAAATATGAAATTATGGAAGCGGCTTTAGCACAAGCTAGAGACGGTCGTTTGCATATTTTAAACATACTTACTTCTACACTTGCGGCTCCAAAAGCTGAGGTTAAAGCGTATGCTCCAAAAATCATCACAAGAACCATTCCTGGTAACTTTATTGGCGCGTTGATTGGACCTGGTGGAAAAGTAATTCAAGAATTACAAAAAGCTACAGGTACCACTATCGTAATCAATGAAGTAGACGAACAAGGAGTTATCGAAATTCTTGGAACAGATCCTGCTGGAATTGAAGCAGTACTGGCCAAAATCCAATCGATTACTTTCAAACCTCAAATGGGCGAAGCTTATGAAGTGAAGGTAATCAAAATGCTTGATTTTGGTGCAGTTGTAGAATATACTGCTGCTCCTGGAAATGAAGTATTGCTTCACGTTTCAGAACTAGCTTGGGAAAGAACAGAAAACGTTACCGATGTTGTAAACATGGGTGATGTATTTATGATTAAGTATTTAGGTTTAGATCCAAAAACTCGTAAAGAAAAAGTATCTAGAAAAGCCTTGATGCCAAGACCTCCACGTGAGGAGAAAAAAGAGTAA
- a CDS encoding tetratricopeptide repeat-containing sensor histidine kinase has product MIKFKLYLISILFSFPLILHSQDKSENDIVKKKLQKKVVEYKSEINFIKSQSFFLKKDWDSSIVYSMKQLSLNKHKELNDYCHFFRGTGFYSKKLFKEAKKEYLQVSNQFTFYPLTQIYLGGVLLELREFKNAIYYYEEVIKKPLIQKQTYSINKIYEGLGNTYSCLKKYKEAEKYLIKNLQSKEENINKTELYNAYNSLANLYYAQYKDKQAIHYFEQAYLLSKQIKDFDKKYLSSFNMAAVEENRGNFKQALVYRKESEQWNDSLYNQNKVWALADYEKKYAVAQKQKQISVLKVENKLKDTQRNTMFFSTLGLLLLLVGGVYIYAQKVKNARIILTQKEKLDELNTTKDQLFSIVSHDLRSSVNALKTSNAKLTTSLETKNYSELDQLLHQNSAIANGAYSLLDNLLHWALLQTKQLYFSKDSVHLYSIVQQIEYNYKPLLLDKSIAFENAVSKNSFIFVDLDSLKIVLRNLLDNAIKFSPENSKISFYTVETHTDFCQLVIQDSGLGMNQNTINELLEDNELLAKKSNSEIIGTGLGMQLCKQMIKKNGGTLAIESELNKGTKMILSFPKTEQNG; this is encoded by the coding sequence ATGATAAAATTCAAATTGTATTTAATTTCAATACTATTCTCATTTCCTTTGATTCTTCATTCTCAAGATAAATCAGAAAATGATATTGTAAAAAAAAAATTACAAAAAAAAGTAGTTGAATATAAATCTGAAATAAATTTTATTAAATCCCAATCTTTTTTTTTAAAAAAAGATTGGGATTCCTCAATTGTATATTCCATGAAACAATTGAGTTTAAATAAACATAAAGAATTGAATGATTATTGTCATTTTTTTAGAGGAACAGGTTTTTATAGTAAAAAACTTTTTAAAGAAGCCAAAAAAGAATACTTACAAGTTTCTAATCAATTCACATTTTACCCATTAACTCAAATTTACTTAGGTGGAGTTCTACTTGAATTAAGAGAATTTAAAAATGCAATTTATTATTATGAAGAAGTTATAAAAAAGCCTTTAATTCAAAAACAGACTTATAGCATAAACAAAATATATGAAGGACTAGGAAATACTTATAGTTGTTTGAAAAAATATAAGGAAGCAGAAAAATATTTAATTAAAAATTTACAATCGAAAGAGGAAAATATAAATAAAACTGAATTATATAATGCATATAATAGTTTAGCAAATCTATACTATGCACAATACAAAGACAAACAAGCTATACATTATTTTGAGCAAGCCTATTTGTTATCCAAACAAATAAAAGATTTTGACAAAAAATACCTTTCTTCTTTTAACATGGCAGCAGTAGAAGAAAACAGAGGCAACTTCAAACAAGCATTAGTATACAGAAAAGAATCAGAGCAATGGAATGATTCCCTATACAATCAAAACAAAGTCTGGGCACTCGCAGACTATGAGAAAAAATATGCGGTAGCGCAAAAACAAAAACAAATATCGGTACTTAAGGTCGAAAACAAACTAAAAGACACCCAACGAAATACGATGTTTTTTTCTACATTGGGTTTATTATTGCTATTAGTAGGAGGCGTTTATATCTATGCACAAAAAGTAAAAAATGCTAGAATCATCCTCACTCAAAAAGAAAAACTAGACGAGCTCAATACTACCAAGGATCAATTGTTCTCCATAGTGAGCCACGATTTGCGCTCCTCAGTCAACGCGCTCAAAACCAGCAATGCCAAATTGACCACTTCGCTAGAAACCAAAAACTACAGTGAGCTCGACCAGCTCCTGCATCAAAATAGCGCCATTGCAAACGGCGCCTACAGTTTGCTCGACAACTTGCTCCATTGGGCTTTGTTGCAAACCAAACAGTTGTATTTCAGCAAAGATTCGGTGCATTTGTATTCCATCGTGCAACAAATAGAATACAACTACAAACCGTTACTGCTCGACAAAAGCATTGCTTTTGAGAACGCCGTTTCCAAAAATAGTTTTATCTTCGTGGATCTCGATTCGCTAAAAATTGTTTTGCGCAACCTGCTCGACAATGCTATCAAATTCTCCCCAGAGAACAGCAAAATTAGTTTTTACACAGTCGAAACCCATACCGATTTTTGCCAACTAGTGATTCAGGACAGCGGTTTGGGTATGAATCAAAACACCATAAACGAGTTGCTCGAAGACAATGAACTATTGGCCAAGAAAAGCAATTCGGAAATAATAGGAACTGGCCTTGGAATGCAATTGTGCAAACAAATGATCAAGAAAAACGGAGGAACACTAGCCATAGAAAGCGAACTCAACAAAGGAACCAAAATGATACTTTCGTTCCCAAAAACAGAACAAAATGGATAA
- a CDS encoding LytR/AlgR family response regulator transcription factor, with protein sequence MDNINVLIIEDTPEQSDALSKVLLANKYNIVGVARNYTDALTLFYQNPVDIIVIDVFLDGKPDGITFAETINIVPNASKPFVFLTSSQDRQIFERAKLTKPFSFLMKPFNELEILYALEMAVEKFYEQTNVFLSEDQDTVISNDCMFIKKKNALKKVSLQDILYIEVEDRYCNIITEKEKFVILISLTKISDLLDKNKFTRTHRNYIVNTDKIEEIILADNLVILKGNHKINLSDSYKDFIKKMNILS encoded by the coding sequence ATGGATAACATCAATGTACTTATTATAGAAGACACTCCAGAGCAAAGTGATGCACTGAGCAAAGTCTTACTGGCCAACAAATACAACATTGTAGGAGTTGCCAGAAATTATACAGATGCCCTAACTTTATTCTACCAAAACCCCGTGGACATCATCGTAATCGATGTCTTCCTCGACGGAAAACCAGACGGAATAACCTTTGCCGAGACCATCAACATTGTACCAAATGCATCAAAGCCGTTTGTGTTTTTGACCAGTTCACAAGACCGCCAAATTTTTGAGAGAGCCAAACTCACCAAGCCTTTCAGCTTCCTGATGAAACCCTTCAACGAACTGGAAATTCTCTACGCATTGGAAATGGCTGTCGAAAAATTCTATGAGCAAACCAATGTTTTCCTGAGCGAAGACCAAGACACCGTAATCAGCAATGATTGCATGTTCATCAAAAAGAAAAACGCACTCAAGAAAGTGTCCCTTCAAGACATACTCTACATCGAAGTCGAAGACCGTTATTGCAACATCATCACCGAGAAAGAAAAATTTGTCATCTTAATTTCGCTCACCAAAATCAGTGACTTACTAGACAAAAACAAATTCACCCGTACCCACAGGAACTACATTGTAAACACCGACAAAATTGAAGAAATCATCCTAGCCGACAACCTTGTCATCCTAAAAGGAAACCACAAAATAAACCTAAGCGACTCCTATAAAGATTTCATCAAGAAAATGAATATTTTGTCTTAG
- a CDS encoding sigma-70 family RNA polymerase sigma factor — protein sequence MRQLKITKQVTNRETASLDKYLQEIGKVDLITADEEVELAQRIKAGDQRALEKLTKANLRFVVSVAKQYQNQGLTLPDLINEGNLGLIKAAQRFDETRGFKFISYAVWWIRQSILQALAEQSRIVRLPLNKIGSINKINKMYALLEQSNERPPSAEEIAKELDMTVNDVKESMKNSGRHLSMDAPLVEGEDSNLYDVLRSGESPNPDRELIHESLRTEIERSLETLTPREADVVRLYFGLGDQHPMTLEEIGETFDLTRERVRQIKEKAIRRLKHTSRSKILKTYLG from the coding sequence ATGAGACAACTTAAAATCACCAAGCAGGTTACCAATCGTGAAACCGCTTCATTAGACAAATATTTACAAGAAATTGGTAAAGTTGACCTTATTACCGCTGACGAAGAAGTAGAATTAGCTCAAAGAATTAAAGCTGGGGATCAAAGAGCCCTAGAGAAATTGACAAAAGCCAATTTACGTTTCGTGGTTTCGGTAGCCAAACAATACCAAAATCAAGGTCTTACCCTACCCGATTTGATCAATGAAGGAAATCTTGGTTTGATTAAAGCAGCACAACGTTTTGATGAAACTCGTGGATTCAAATTCATCTCTTACGCCGTATGGTGGATTCGTCAATCGATTCTTCAAGCTTTGGCAGAACAATCTCGTATCGTTCGTTTGCCTTTAAACAAAATTGGTTCTATCAATAAAATCAACAAAATGTATGCCTTATTAGAGCAATCTAATGAGCGCCCACCTTCTGCTGAAGAAATTGCAAAAGAACTTGATATGACCGTAAATGATGTAAAAGAGTCTATGAAAAACTCTGGACGTCACTTATCAATGGATGCACCTCTTGTAGAAGGTGAAGACTCTAACCTTTACGATGTATTGCGTTCAGGTGAATCTCCAAATCCAGACAGAGAATTAATTCACGAATCATTGCGAACTGAAATAGAACGTTCCCTAGAAACATTGACACCAAGAGAAGCCGATGTGGTGCGTTTGTACTTTGGTCTTGGCGATCAACACCCAATGACACTCGAAGAAATTGGTGAAACTTTTGACTTGACTCGTGAGCGTGTACGTCAAATCAAGGAAAAAGCAATTCGTAGATTGAAACACACTTCTAGAAGTAAAATCTTGAAAACGTATTTAGGTTAA
- the rpe gene encoding ribulose-phosphate 3-epimerase, protein MKNTIIAPSVLAADFANLQRDIEMINNSQADWFHIDIMDGVFVPNISFGMPVLEAITRHTKKTVDVHLMIVNPDQYIKTFKALGTDILTVHYEACTHLHRTLQAIKAEGMKAGVALNPHTSIDLLEDVINDIDMVCIMSVNPGFGGQSFIENTYAKVKKLKDLITRKGASTIIEIDGGVTNKNALQLVEAGADVLVAGSFVFKAENPTQTVADLKKLTTV, encoded by the coding sequence ATGAAGAATACAATTATTGCTCCATCAGTTTTGGCCGCCGATTTCGCCAATTTACAACGTGACATCGAAATGATCAATAACAGCCAGGCCGATTGGTTTCATATTGACATTATGGATGGTGTTTTTGTACCCAATATTTCTTTTGGAATGCCAGTACTTGAAGCTATTACAAGACATACCAAAAAAACAGTAGATGTCCATTTGATGATAGTCAATCCAGACCAATACATCAAAACATTCAAAGCATTGGGAACAGATATTTTGACCGTACATTACGAAGCTTGCACCCATTTGCACAGAACCCTTCAAGCCATCAAAGCCGAAGGTATGAAAGCAGGAGTAGCATTAAACCCACACACTAGTATTGATTTATTGGAAGATGTAATCAACGACATCGATATGGTTTGCATCATGAGTGTAAATCCAGGTTTTGGAGGACAATCTTTTATAGAAAACACATACGCGAAAGTAAAAAAACTAAAAGACCTAATTACCAGAAAAGGAGCGTCAACTATCATAGAAATTGATGGCGGGGTAACCAACAAAAACGCTTTGCAATTGGTCGAAGCGGGTGCCGATGTACTTGTTGCGGGAAGTTTTGTCTTCAAAGCCGAAAACCCAACACAAACTGTAGCTGATTTAAAAAAACTGACAACAGTTTAA
- a CDS encoding CBS domain-containing protein, translating to MRQHVPVSTIMTKNIIKLTISDDLTKAESLFKHHKIRHIPVVNGATIIGMLSYTDLLRISFADAIDDDEEVIDTTVYNMFTVEQVMAKKLITITPETTIKEAAEILAHNEFHALPVCVDHLLVGIVTTTDLIKYLIDQYK from the coding sequence ATGAGACAGCATGTTCCCGTGTCAACTATTATGACCAAAAATATTATTAAACTGACAATTTCGGATGATTTAACTAAAGCCGAATCTCTTTTCAAGCATCATAAAATCAGACATATTCCTGTGGTTAATGGTGCAACAATAATTGGAATGTTAAGTTATACTGATTTATTACGTATATCCTTTGCTGATGCGATAGATGATGATGAGGAGGTTATAGATACTACCGTTTACAATATGTTTACAGTTGAACAAGTAATGGCAAAAAAATTAATTACAATTACTCCAGAAACAACTATTAAAGAAGCAGCGGAGATATTGGCACATAATGAGTTTCATGCTTTGCCGGTATGTGTAGATCATTTATTGGTTGGGATTGTTACGACTACTGATTTGATCAAATATTTAATTGATCAGTATAAATAA
- the tssD gene encoding type VI secretion system tube protein TssD produces the protein MSFSTTLTVGGKDYKVLSVSYDLAQETDASGRPSTVTRGGRIMVEVESTGGTELFEWMTNNFERKDGSVKFIKRDSNATLKELKFTEAYMVKYKENFDHTGENPLTETFMISARKIAMGGGEFDNAWV, from the coding sequence ATGTCATTTTCAACAACATTGACCGTAGGTGGGAAAGATTACAAAGTACTTTCTGTAAGCTACGATTTAGCACAAGAAACTGACGCTTCAGGGCGTCCATCTACAGTAACTCGTGGAGGCAGAATCATGGTAGAGGTAGAATCTACTGGAGGAACAGAATTGTTTGAATGGATGACCAACAATTTCGAAAGAAAAGATGGGTCAGTAAAATTCATCAAACGCGATTCAAACGCAACTCTAAAAGAATTGAAGTTTACAGAAGCTTACATGGTGAAGTACAAAGAAAACTTTGACCACACTGGTGAGAATCCGTTAACAGAAACTTTTATGATTTCAGCTCGTAAAATTGCAATGGGTGGAGGAGAATTTGACAATGCCTGGGTATAA